One Tautonia rosea genomic window carries:
- a CDS encoding GNAT family N-acetyltransferase has product MITYYKRYRMEIDLAGITPPSLPAPYDWKPWDESLLEAHAQVKYLCFRDEIDAHVFPCLSNLPGCRRLMREIRRKPGFLPAATWLIAAPAGYVATIQGVIDREGFGAIQNVGVLPAWRGRGLGGRLVCRALMGFREQGVPRAFLEVTAENSHAVRLYRTLGFRRVKTLYKAVDG; this is encoded by the coding sequence TTGATTACTTACTACAAACGGTACCGCATGGAGATCGATCTGGCAGGGATCACCCCGCCCTCGTTGCCGGCTCCTTACGATTGGAAACCCTGGGATGAGTCGCTGCTGGAAGCTCACGCTCAGGTGAAGTATCTTTGCTTCCGGGACGAGATCGACGCCCATGTCTTTCCCTGCCTCAGTAACCTTCCCGGCTGCCGTCGCCTGATGAGGGAGATTCGACGCAAGCCGGGTTTTTTGCCTGCGGCGACCTGGCTCATTGCTGCGCCGGCCGGCTATGTGGCCACCATTCAAGGGGTGATTGACCGTGAAGGCTTTGGCGCAATTCAGAACGTCGGCGTCCTGCCCGCCTGGAGAGGCCGAGGGCTCGGCGGTCGGCTTGTCTGCCGGGCCTTGATGGGCTTTCGCGAGCAAGGCGTCCCTCGAGCGTTTCTCGAAGTGACGGCCGAGAACTCGCACGCCGTCCGCCTGTATCGAACCCTTGGCTTCCGCCGTGTCAAAACGCTGTACAAGGCCGTCGATGGCTGA
- a CDS encoding M16 family metallopeptidase — translation MTPELHQHQFPNGLILLAEPMPHVQSAAFSVLIPAGAAFEPADRPGVAAMLGEWVTRGAGDRDSRELLGALDELGVSHAVGAQTLHASVSAAALGRNLLPALEIFADVLRHPRFEDEEVDSIRALCYQSLRSLEDDPGSKTITELRRRHFADPWGRSAIGTVEGVTAATPEDLRAHYRRTYRPDRAILGVAGAFDWDTLRDEVARLFADWEPGAEINVTERPAGPHRDHIAQETQQTQIALAFPTVAVAHPDYYRARATAAILGGYTSARLFTEVREKRGLCYSVFASYEAHKDRAAVICYAGTAPERAQQTLDVTLDELRRLAAEGIEADELDMMRAGLKSALIMQQESSMSRSASLAADWFHLGRVRPLDEVSAALDALTPADVSAFAARMELDAMTILTLGPDPLTLP, via the coding sequence ATGACCCCCGAGTTGCATCAGCACCAGTTTCCCAACGGACTCATCCTGCTCGCAGAGCCGATGCCGCATGTCCAGTCGGCGGCGTTCAGCGTCTTGATTCCGGCGGGAGCAGCCTTTGAGCCGGCCGATCGACCCGGCGTGGCGGCGATGCTCGGTGAGTGGGTCACCCGAGGGGCCGGCGACCGCGACAGCCGCGAACTGCTCGGGGCGCTCGATGAGCTGGGGGTCTCTCACGCCGTTGGTGCCCAGACCTTGCACGCCAGCGTCTCCGCCGCGGCGCTCGGTCGCAACCTCTTGCCCGCGCTCGAAATCTTCGCCGATGTGCTCCGTCACCCTCGTTTCGAGGACGAAGAGGTCGATTCGATCCGCGCCCTCTGCTACCAGTCGCTCCGCAGCCTCGAAGACGATCCGGGATCGAAGACGATCACCGAACTGCGTCGAAGGCACTTTGCCGACCCCTGGGGACGCTCGGCCATCGGCACCGTTGAAGGAGTCACCGCCGCGACTCCCGAGGACCTGCGCGCCCACTACCGCCGGACCTACCGGCCCGACCGCGCCATCCTCGGCGTCGCGGGAGCGTTTGACTGGGACACGCTTCGTGACGAGGTCGCCCGCCTCTTTGCCGACTGGGAACCAGGGGCCGAGATCAATGTGACGGAACGCCCGGCCGGTCCGCACCGTGATCACATTGCCCAGGAAACGCAGCAAACCCAGATTGCCCTTGCCTTCCCGACTGTAGCGGTGGCCCATCCTGACTACTATCGAGCACGAGCGACCGCGGCGATCCTTGGCGGCTACACCTCGGCCCGCCTGTTCACCGAGGTCCGCGAGAAGCGCGGACTGTGCTACTCGGTCTTCGCCTCGTACGAGGCCCACAAGGACCGCGCTGCCGTGATCTGCTACGCCGGAACCGCTCCCGAACGCGCCCAGCAAACACTCGACGTAACCCTCGACGAGCTGCGCCGCCTGGCGGCCGAGGGGATCGAGGCCGACGAGCTGGATATGATGCGGGCGGGCTTGAAAAGCGCCTTGATCATGCAACAAGAATCGAGCATGAGCCGCTCGGCCTCCCTCGCGGCCGACTGGTTCCACCTGGGCCGCGTCCGCCCGCTCGACGAGGTCTCCGCCGCGCTTGACGCCTTGACCCCGGCTGATGTGAGTGCCTTTGCCGCTCGCATGGAACTGGACGCGATGACGATCCTGACCCTTGGGCCTGATCCGCTGACCCTCCCCTGA
- a CDS encoding M16 family metallopeptidase has product MTFYHETLPNGLQVILERNELARSAAAGFFVRAGSRDEAPELAGVSHFLEHMVFKGTTRRDALAVNRDFDRIGARHNAQTSEEDTIYHVSCLPEYLPQALDVLADIMRPRLDAEDFDTEKQVIIEEIKMYDDNPMMVAYEAAKAAHFDHHPLGKSVLGTVDTIGALTVDQMRAYFAQRYGPPNVVLAVAGNVEWSKVLDLAGSLCSSWTGPAADRDLVPHRGVGQPRGMLRKDDHQETVIAVADAPALESPDRYVASLIATILGDHSGSRLYWELIDPGHADGADLSFQDYQGAGAYYSLLSCDPPSAQENLDRIASVYRTFAAEGATAEELDRAKNKILSRLVLRSERPMGRLMPLGYDWTYRQSYQPIEQEILSYSAVSLEEIRRVLEEYPLLPMTLVAVGPKTDIHPPS; this is encoded by the coding sequence GTGACGTTTTACCACGAGACGCTTCCCAACGGCCTGCAGGTGATCCTCGAACGCAACGAACTGGCGCGATCGGCGGCCGCCGGGTTCTTCGTGCGAGCCGGAAGCCGAGACGAAGCGCCCGAGCTGGCCGGCGTCTCTCACTTTCTCGAACACATGGTGTTCAAGGGAACCACCCGACGCGATGCCCTGGCCGTGAACCGCGACTTCGACCGGATTGGTGCCCGGCACAACGCGCAGACCTCCGAGGAGGACACGATCTATCACGTCTCCTGCCTCCCCGAGTACCTGCCCCAGGCGCTCGATGTGCTGGCCGATATCATGCGGCCAAGGCTCGACGCCGAGGACTTCGACACTGAGAAGCAGGTCATCATCGAAGAAATCAAGATGTACGATGACAACCCGATGATGGTCGCCTACGAGGCCGCCAAGGCGGCTCACTTCGACCACCACCCCCTCGGCAAGAGTGTGCTGGGGACGGTGGACACAATCGGGGCGTTAACCGTCGATCAGATGCGAGCCTACTTCGCCCAGCGCTACGGCCCTCCGAACGTGGTGCTGGCCGTGGCCGGAAACGTCGAGTGGTCCAAGGTGCTGGATCTGGCAGGCTCCCTTTGCAGTTCCTGGACCGGACCCGCTGCTGATCGCGACTTGGTTCCGCACCGAGGGGTCGGCCAGCCCCGAGGAATGCTTCGCAAGGACGACCATCAAGAAACCGTGATCGCCGTCGCCGATGCTCCCGCCCTGGAGAGTCCCGATCGGTATGTCGCCTCCCTGATCGCGACCATCCTCGGTGATCACTCCGGATCGCGGCTCTACTGGGAACTGATCGACCCCGGCCATGCCGACGGCGCCGATCTAAGCTTCCAGGATTACCAGGGAGCCGGAGCTTATTACTCACTCTTGAGTTGCGACCCGCCCTCGGCCCAGGAAAACCTGGATCGCATCGCCTCGGTCTACCGCACGTTCGCCGCCGAAGGAGCGACCGCCGAGGAGCTGGATCGCGCGAAGAACAAGATTCTCTCACGCCTCGTCCTTCGCTCGGAGCGTCCGATGGGGCGCCTGATGCCGCTCGGCTACGACTGGACCTACCGCCAAAGCTATCAGCCGATCGAGCAGGAAATCCTCTCCTATTCCGCGGTCAGTCTGGAAGAGATTCGCCGAGTGCTGGAGGAGTACCCGCTCCTCCCCATGACCCTCGTGGCTGTCGGGCCAAAAACCGACATTCACCCGCCGTCCTGA
- a CDS encoding cobalamin-binding protein, whose amino-acid sequence MRIASLLPSLSELVCDLGRGEWLVGVTHECDFPAHIARLPHLTRSRIDPSGTSAEIDAMVVKQGGSLYELDRDLLEALKPDLILTQTQCDVCAVNEATVRKVAATLPNHPRVESVNPTDLTGVFEVFRRVGRLLDAETEAETLIGRFESTAREIARRRAGRPQPGTIMVEWTDPPFTSGHWNPELVALAGGRELLGQNGEASRRTNWQTIITAQPEVLLIAPCGFELERVRQEMVPLARLDGWQSLPAVRNGMVTIADGSAYFARPGPRLEASLRIAAAAIDPETCSDLAPSSGWERLVVER is encoded by the coding sequence ATGCGGATTGCCAGCCTCTTGCCCTCGCTCTCCGAACTCGTCTGCGACCTTGGTCGCGGGGAATGGCTCGTTGGCGTCACTCACGAGTGCGACTTTCCTGCCCACATCGCCCGATTACCCCATCTGACACGCAGTCGGATCGATCCGAGTGGCACCAGCGCCGAGATTGATGCGATGGTTGTCAAGCAAGGGGGGAGTCTGTACGAGCTTGACCGTGATTTGCTCGAAGCGCTCAAACCCGACCTGATTCTGACGCAGACCCAGTGCGACGTCTGCGCAGTCAATGAGGCGACGGTTCGTAAGGTGGCTGCAACCTTGCCTAACCATCCCCGCGTGGAGAGCGTCAATCCCACCGATCTAACCGGTGTGTTCGAGGTCTTTCGACGGGTCGGTCGCTTGCTCGATGCGGAAACCGAGGCCGAAACCCTGATCGGCCGCTTCGAGTCCACTGCCCGAGAGATCGCCCGACGGCGGGCCGGTCGGCCCCAACCAGGCACGATCATGGTCGAGTGGACCGATCCCCCCTTTACCTCAGGCCACTGGAACCCCGAGCTGGTCGCCCTGGCCGGAGGTCGAGAGCTCTTGGGCCAGAACGGCGAAGCCTCCAGACGGACGAACTGGCAGACGATCATCACCGCTCAGCCCGAGGTGCTCCTGATCGCTCCCTGCGGCTTCGAACTGGAGCGGGTCCGGCAAGAGATGGTCCCTCTCGCTCGGCTCGACGGCTGGCAATCGTTACCCGCCGTTCGCAACGGGATGGTGACGATCGCCGATGGCTCTGCCTACTTTGCCAGGCCAGGCCCCCGACTGGAAGCAAGTCTGCGCATCGCCGCCGCCGCCATCGATCCGGAAACCTGCTCCGACCTGGCTCCGTCCTCCGGCTGGGAACGCCTGGTCGTCGAGCGTTGA
- the pilM gene encoding type IV pilus assembly protein PilM, whose protein sequence is MPKIQPVWAIDIGLSALKALKLAPGDSPDHVVAEAFDFIEYPKILSQPDADPEELVREALTTFLERNEVKGIPVAIGVPGQSGLVKFIKLPPVDKKRVPDIVKFEARQQIPFALEEVIWDWQEIATEGDEEFSQTEVGLFAMKREQIQRSILPFTVAGIEVEIVQMSPIALYNFIAYDRLRPQLGVAAEGEDGEAAAAAPAIEPGGSIVLLDIGADHTDLIITDGQRIWQRNVPIGGNHFTRALTKELKLTFAKAEHLKRNATKAPDPRAVFTAMRNVFNDFSSEVQRSIGFYGSVNRQAKVVKVVGLGNGFKLPGLQKFLQQNLNMEVEKLEHFDRVVGEEVLTAPQFQENIASFAVSYGLGVQGLNLGGLKTNLLPGEIAQARMIRAKKPLTLLAASLLLLGFSALFLGDYRALAKVDNAEFAEAVSRAKSVKSNGDSFKSKYDTDLGQFNTLKTKGETLVETSPDGADFKSLFQILSAATYDPRDDARFKDVDFENPENRRQLELQRVHIDAIRPVYKSDLAQWFDNTQEVPNRTKNTMHPYDQENPPEGSGWVIELIGHHYNPLSLRDREGGPYLFLTERVLPRFWEVPFRRLGFSHAGLRWLLTDATWTSEKALASNSLPTSAPTLRHSTPAPTAGAGGAGGMAGMEGMMSMMGAQGGMPGMMPGMEGMGEYGDMMGGGRADMMGGMPGMMGGMPGEMGMMAMMGAQGGRTSAFNGMGGTTKEPDIDYLTRTDFVIYVVWQPPTEEKPAPEATELAKGLREAEAKFRGKVQAPNLEEFEQESAAESEQAIQETLQQLPTGEESGATPAAETPADAATP, encoded by the coding sequence ATGCCGAAGATCCAGCCCGTCTGGGCCATCGATATCGGCCTGTCCGCGCTGAAGGCCCTGAAGCTGGCGCCGGGCGATTCCCCCGATCATGTCGTGGCCGAGGCCTTCGACTTTATCGAATACCCGAAGATCCTCAGTCAGCCCGACGCCGACCCTGAAGAACTCGTTCGAGAGGCGTTGACCACGTTCCTCGAACGTAACGAGGTCAAGGGAATTCCGGTTGCCATTGGTGTGCCAGGCCAGTCTGGCCTGGTGAAGTTCATCAAGCTGCCCCCGGTGGATAAGAAACGGGTTCCGGACATCGTCAAGTTCGAGGCCCGCCAGCAAATTCCCTTCGCCCTCGAAGAGGTGATCTGGGACTGGCAGGAAATTGCCACCGAAGGGGATGAGGAGTTTTCGCAGACGGAGGTCGGCCTGTTCGCGATGAAGCGCGAGCAGATTCAGCGCTCGATCCTGCCGTTCACCGTGGCGGGGATCGAGGTCGAAATCGTTCAGATGAGCCCGATCGCCCTTTACAACTTCATCGCCTACGACCGGCTCCGCCCCCAACTGGGCGTGGCGGCCGAAGGAGAGGACGGGGAGGCCGCGGCTGCGGCTCCCGCGATCGAGCCGGGCGGGTCGATCGTCTTGCTCGACATCGGTGCCGACCATACCGACCTGATCATCACCGACGGCCAGCGCATTTGGCAGCGGAACGTGCCGATCGGAGGCAACCACTTCACGCGGGCTTTGACGAAGGAGCTGAAGCTTACCTTCGCCAAGGCTGAGCACCTGAAGCGGAACGCCACGAAGGCCCCCGACCCCCGCGCCGTTTTCACGGCCATGCGGAATGTCTTCAACGACTTCTCCAGCGAGGTTCAGCGCTCGATCGGCTTCTACGGCAGCGTGAACCGCCAGGCGAAGGTGGTGAAGGTCGTCGGCCTGGGCAACGGCTTCAAACTGCCGGGCTTGCAGAAGTTCCTCCAGCAGAATCTGAATATGGAGGTCGAGAAACTGGAGCACTTCGACCGGGTCGTCGGTGAAGAAGTGCTCACGGCTCCTCAGTTCCAGGAGAACATCGCCTCGTTCGCCGTATCGTACGGACTCGGCGTGCAAGGGCTCAATCTGGGAGGCTTGAAGACCAACCTGCTGCCAGGCGAGATTGCCCAGGCGCGAATGATTCGGGCCAAGAAGCCGTTGACCCTGCTGGCCGCTTCGCTCTTGCTTCTGGGCTTCTCCGCGTTGTTCCTGGGTGACTACCGCGCGTTGGCCAAGGTGGATAACGCCGAGTTTGCCGAGGCCGTGTCACGGGCCAAGTCGGTTAAATCCAACGGCGACAGCTTCAAGAGCAAGTACGACACCGACCTGGGCCAGTTCAACACGCTGAAGACGAAGGGGGAAACACTCGTCGAGACCAGCCCCGATGGGGCCGATTTCAAGAGTCTTTTCCAGATTCTCAGCGCGGCGACGTACGATCCGAGGGATGACGCCCGGTTCAAGGACGTCGATTTCGAGAACCCGGAAAATCGCCGACAGCTTGAATTACAACGGGTACACATCGACGCCATCCGGCCCGTCTACAAGAGCGATCTCGCACAGTGGTTCGACAACACCCAGGAGGTGCCGAATCGAACCAAGAATACCATGCACCCCTACGACCAGGAGAACCCTCCCGAGGGCTCTGGCTGGGTGATTGAGTTGATCGGCCACCACTACAACCCCTTGTCCCTCCGCGATCGCGAGGGAGGCCCCTATCTGTTCCTCACCGAGCGGGTCTTACCCCGGTTCTGGGAAGTCCCGTTCCGACGCCTCGGGTTCTCTCATGCGGGTCTTCGGTGGCTCCTCACCGATGCCACCTGGACGAGCGAGAAAGCCCTCGCCTCAAACAGCCTGCCGACAAGTGCTCCCACCCTGCGACACTCCACTCCCGCTCCGACCGCAGGGGCTGGAGGCGCCGGAGGGATGGCTGGCATGGAAGGCATGATGAGCATGATGGGAGCCCAGGGTGGCATGCCGGGCATGATGCCCGGTATGGAAGGCATGGGCGAATACGGGGACATGATGGGCGGTGGCCGAGCTGACATGATGGGCGGCATGCCCGGCATGATGGGCGGAATGCCCGGTGAAATGGGCATGATGGCCATGATGGGCGCTCAGGGAGGTCGAACCTCAGCCTTCAATGGGATGGGGGGAACGACGAAAGAGCCGGACATCGACTACCTGACGCGGACCGACTTTGTCATCTATGTGGTCTGGCAACCCCCGACCGAGGAGAAACCGGCACCCGAGGCGACCGAGCTGGCCAAGGGGTTGCGCGAAGCGGAAGCGAAGTTCCGGGGCAAGGTCCAGGCACCGAACCTCGAAGAGTTCGAGCAAGAGTCGGCGGCCGAGTCTGAGCAGGCCATTCAGGAAACCCTTCAGCAGCTTCCGACCGGCGAGGAAAGCGGGGCCACTCCGGCCGCCGAAACGCCAGCGGACGCCGCAACGCCTTGA
- a CDS encoding amidohydrolase family protein, with protein MRLSARLITTLSLAAWLGSGVASQGREEIPADLVLKGGTLVDGTGADRTVADVALKDGRVVAVGRFEADPKARVIDVSGLIVAPGFIDLHSHSDRSILLDDTRPNRNFQAQGVTTIVTGNCGSGPIDVAGYLAEIDARGAGTNVIHLIPHGTIRREVMGNDDRKATPEELERMQQLVAEGMEGGAWGMSTGLIYIPSQYGDTEELIELSKVVAEHGGLYASHIRGEGTGLLTSIDEAIQIGQGSGAAVHISHLKASGKRAWGLVVPACDRIAEARAAGQVVTADQYPYIASSTSVSAMVIPDWAVRDGSDAFAKIADDPERGAELRDGIREGLESRNGGESIRIARYAPRPEWVGKSIAAIAKAEGTPAEEIVIEIERNGGASGVSFGMTEEDVRHIMQREFVATASDGSAHLPGGDDQPHPRSYGTFPRKIRYALDDGVITLEQAIRSSSGLPAEILGLADRGVIREGAVADLVVFDPETFRDTATFDAPTQYAPGVVYLFIAGEPAISEGAFMDTLPGRALRLTEDGPADLVVSAARIWTGNPAFPWAEALAARNGEILAVGSREEIDSFRGPKTMVVDRPGGFAMPGLIDAHVHLLMLGSSLEEVDLRDVASLDEVKRLIRERAEQTPEGGWVFGRNWDQSLWPGGEFPDASILDEASPDRPVWLRRVDGHAGWASSKAMELASVTAASEPPSDGQIIRDENGNPTGIFIDGAMGLIGRVAPGESTEDLRRRILLAQDASLAAGLTGVHDAGIPPSIATIYRQLDQEGLLKLRVYGMANPPDGQEVEFASKAPEPASSDARFRYQAIKLFIDGAMGSRGALMFEPYHDDPENTGLYLIDPDRHRDTTIAALRNGWQVCTHAIGDKGNALVLDSYAEALAAVPGATDARLRIEHAQVVRPQDVPRFTELGIIASMQPSHASTDMRWADARLGPDRVLGAYAWRWFRDANVQLAFGSDFPVEIVSPFWGLYASLSRRDGQGLPAGGWHSEHLLSLHEALRAFTAGSAFAAFDEERLGVLRPGFRADLTVIDRDPFAGTPEEVRASEVTETIVEGEVVFSRSEVDGSR; from the coding sequence ATGAGGTTGTCTGCTCGATTGATCACGACGCTGTCTCTGGCGGCCTGGCTCGGTTCGGGGGTGGCGTCTCAGGGCCGGGAGGAGATTCCCGCCGATCTGGTTCTCAAGGGTGGGACCCTCGTTGATGGCACCGGGGCGGACCGGACGGTCGCCGATGTTGCCCTGAAAGACGGGAGGGTCGTCGCGGTCGGCCGCTTCGAGGCAGACCCGAAGGCTCGGGTGATCGACGTGTCGGGGCTGATCGTGGCGCCAGGGTTCATCGACCTGCATAGCCATTCAGACCGGTCGATCCTACTCGACGACACGCGGCCGAATCGCAATTTCCAGGCGCAAGGGGTCACGACGATTGTGACGGGCAATTGCGGCTCGGGGCCGATCGACGTAGCGGGCTATCTGGCGGAGATCGATGCCAGGGGGGCCGGCACGAATGTCATCCACCTGATCCCGCACGGCACGATCCGCCGAGAGGTGATGGGTAACGACGATCGCAAGGCGACTCCCGAGGAGCTGGAGCGCATGCAACAGCTCGTCGCCGAAGGGATGGAGGGGGGGGCCTGGGGAATGTCGACCGGCCTGATCTACATTCCCAGCCAGTACGGCGACACCGAGGAGCTGATCGAGCTGTCGAAGGTCGTGGCCGAGCACGGCGGGCTCTATGCGAGCCACATCCGGGGAGAAGGAACGGGGTTGTTGACGTCGATCGACGAGGCCATTCAGATTGGCCAGGGGTCGGGCGCAGCGGTGCATATCTCACACTTGAAGGCGAGCGGCAAACGGGCGTGGGGGCTGGTGGTTCCGGCCTGCGATCGGATTGCCGAGGCCCGAGCCGCCGGGCAGGTCGTCACAGCCGATCAGTACCCGTACATCGCGTCGAGCACCTCGGTCAGTGCGATGGTGATTCCCGACTGGGCCGTGCGTGACGGCTCAGACGCCTTCGCGAAAATCGCCGATGATCCGGAGCGAGGGGCCGAGCTCCGAGATGGGATTCGCGAGGGCCTGGAATCGCGGAACGGGGGGGAGTCGATCCGGATTGCCCGCTATGCGCCCCGTCCCGAGTGGGTCGGCAAGTCGATTGCGGCGATCGCCAAGGCGGAAGGCACACCGGCCGAGGAGATCGTCATCGAGATCGAGCGCAACGGTGGGGCCTCGGGCGTGAGCTTCGGCATGACCGAGGAGGACGTCCGCCACATCATGCAACGCGAGTTCGTCGCCACCGCATCAGATGGCTCGGCCCACCTGCCCGGCGGCGATGACCAGCCGCACCCACGATCGTACGGCACCTTCCCTCGGAAGATTCGCTACGCCCTGGACGATGGAGTGATCACCCTGGAGCAGGCGATCCGGTCGTCGAGCGGCCTTCCGGCGGAGATCCTTGGCCTGGCCGATCGGGGCGTGATCCGGGAAGGGGCGGTGGCTGATCTGGTCGTCTTCGATCCGGAAACGTTCCGGGATACCGCCACCTTCGATGCACCGACCCAGTACGCCCCAGGGGTCGTTTACCTGTTCATTGCCGGAGAACCGGCTATCTCCGAGGGAGCATTCATGGACACCCTGCCCGGCCGGGCCCTCCGGCTCACGGAGGATGGCCCGGCTGATCTGGTCGTCTCCGCCGCTCGCATCTGGACGGGAAACCCTGCGTTTCCGTGGGCCGAGGCCCTGGCGGCGCGGAATGGGGAGATTCTCGCGGTCGGTTCTCGGGAAGAGATCGACTCCTTCCGAGGGCCGAAGACAATGGTCGTTGATCGTCCCGGCGGCTTCGCAATGCCGGGGCTGATTGATGCTCATGTCCACCTCTTGATGCTCGGTTCGTCGCTGGAAGAAGTGGACCTGCGCGATGTGGCCTCGCTCGACGAAGTGAAGCGTCTGATCCGAGAGCGCGCCGAGCAGACCCCGGAAGGGGGCTGGGTCTTCGGCCGGAACTGGGATCAGAGTCTCTGGCCCGGAGGCGAGTTTCCCGACGCGAGCATTCTCGACGAGGCCAGCCCGGATCGCCCCGTCTGGCTCCGCCGGGTCGATGGGCATGCCGGCTGGGCCAGCTCAAAAGCGATGGAGCTCGCCAGCGTGACCGCGGCGTCGGAGCCGCCGAGCGATGGCCAGATCATCCGAGATGAGAACGGGAATCCCACGGGAATCTTCATTGATGGCGCGATGGGTCTGATCGGACGGGTGGCTCCGGGGGAATCGACCGAAGACCTGCGGCGACGCATCTTGCTGGCTCAGGATGCCAGCCTCGCCGCCGGCCTGACCGGGGTGCACGACGCGGGAATTCCACCGAGCATCGCCACGATCTACCGCCAGCTCGACCAGGAAGGGCTGCTCAAGCTCCGGGTCTACGGGATGGCGAATCCTCCGGACGGCCAGGAGGTGGAGTTTGCCTCGAAGGCTCCCGAACCGGCCTCCTCCGATGCCCGCTTCCGATACCAGGCAATCAAGCTGTTCATTGATGGCGCGATGGGGTCGCGAGGGGCCTTGATGTTTGAGCCATACCACGATGACCCCGAGAACACCGGGCTGTATCTGATCGATCCCGATCGCCACCGAGACACCACCATCGCCGCCCTACGCAACGGCTGGCAGGTTTGCACCCATGCGATTGGAGACAAGGGGAACGCACTGGTACTCGACTCCTACGCCGAAGCACTCGCCGCCGTTCCGGGAGCGACCGATGCTCGATTGAGGATCGAACACGCTCAGGTGGTCCGTCCGCAGGATGTTCCCCGCTTCACCGAGCTGGGAATCATTGCGTCCATGCAGCCTTCTCATGCAAGCACAGACATGCGATGGGCTGACGCTCGGCTTGGTCCCGATCGTGTGTTGGGGGCGTATGCGTGGCGATGGTTCCGGGATGCGAACGTGCAGCTGGCGTTCGGATCAGATTTTCCGGTCGAGATTGTCAGCCCGTTCTGGGGGCTTTACGCCTCGCTCTCTCGACGAGATGGGCAGGGGCTTCCGGCCGGAGGTTGGCATAGCGAGCACCTGCTCTCGCTGCACGAGGCGTTGCGGGCCTTTACCGCAGGGTCGGCCTTTGCGGCGTTTGATGAGGAGCGGCTCGGAGTGCTTCGCCCCGGTTTTCGAGCCGACCTGACGGTGATCGACCGCGACCCGTTTGCCGGTACTCCGGAGGAGGTCCGAGCGTCGGAAGTGACCGAGACGATCGTCGAGGGTGAGGTTGTGTTCTCAAGGTCCGAGGTGGATGGATCACGATGA